A stretch of the Acanthopagrus latus isolate v.2019 chromosome 9, fAcaLat1.1, whole genome shotgun sequence genome encodes the following:
- the esd gene encoding S-formylglutathione hydrolase, which translates to MALTQLSSNKCAGGFQKVFEHESTELKCKMKFAVYLPPKAETDKCPVLYWLSGLTCTEQNFITKAGSQLPAAEHGIIIVAPDTSPRGCNIEGEDESWDFGTGAGFYVDSTEEPWKTNYRMYSYVSEELPKLINANFPTDPDRMSISGHSMGGHGALICALKNPGKYKAVSAFAPICNPVQCPWGQKAFSGYLGSDRSSWEAYDATVLAGSYSGPQLDILIDQGRDDQFLSASQLLPDNLIAVCSEKKIPVVFRLQPGYDHSYFFIYSFMSDHIKHHAKFLNA; encoded by the exons ATGGCACTCACTCAGCTCTCCTCCAACAAGTGTGCTGGTGGCTTCCAGAAGGTGTTCGAACATGAGAG cactGAGCTGAAGTGTAAGATGAAGTTTGCCGTCTATCTGCCTCCGAAGGCTGAGACAGACAAATGTCCCGTCCTGTACTGGCTGTCAG gtctgaCCTGCACTGAGCAGAACTTCATCACAAAAGCTGGCAgtcagcttcctgctgcagagcaCGGCATCATCATCGTCGCTCCGGACACCAGCCCAc GTGGCTGTAACATCGAGGGCGAGGATGAGAGCTGGGACTTCGGGACCGGAGCAGGGTTCTACGTGGACTCTACAGAGGAGCCGTGGAAGACGAACTACCGCATGTACTCGTACGTCAGCGAGGAG CTCCCCAAACTGATCAACGCTAACTTCCCCACCGACCCAGACAGGATGTCCATCAGCGGTCACTCCATGGGCGGACACGGCGCGCTCATCTGTGCCCTGAAGAACCCTGGGAAATATAAG gctgtCTCAGCGTTTGCTCCCATCTGTAACCCGGTGCAGTGTCCCTGGGGACAGAAGGCCTTCTCAGGGTATCTGGGCTCTGATAGGTCCAGCTGGGAG GCGTACGATGCGACGGTGCTGGCGGGTTCGTACTCCGGTCCTCAGCTCGACATCCTGATCGATCAGGGCCGTGACGATCAGTTCCTGTCGGCCAGTCAGCTGCTGCCTGACAACCTGATCGCCGTCTGCTCCGAGAAGAAGATCCCCGTCGTCTTCAGACTGCAGCCG GGCTACGACCACAGCTACTTTTTCATCTACTCCTTCATGAGCGATCACATCAAACATCATGCCAAGTTCCTCAACGCCTGA